In one Mucilaginibacter sp. PAMB04168 genomic region, the following are encoded:
- a CDS encoding arylsulfatase produces MKNCIKVFIILFAAAAVGFAQPRKSKYKRPNIIIILADDLGYSDIGAFGGEINTPNLDYLAANGLRFSQFYNVSRCCPSRASLLTGLYNQQAGIGSMTRDQHQPAYRGYLTENTVTLAEVLKKAGYHTGMVGKWHVSNTVEKSDPKEQLMWLNHQVNYPLFSPIEQYPTSRGFEKFYGTIWGVIDHFDPFSLVNGTKPVEKLPKNYYHTDAINDTASSYIQRFSKENKPFFLYVAHNAPHWPVQALPTDINKYKDTYEAGWEAIRKARYKKMIAQGLIDPATQPLSPLYGNKSWESNLTKEWDARVMAVHAAMIDRMDQGIGRIIKTLRQTGQLENTLIMFLSDNGASPEVAQVLEPGFDRPGQTRSGQLIIYPKNKDVMPGPQTVYASIGQEWANVANTPLRYWKRESYEGGVRTPFIAYWPKGLKLKKGSITDKVEHVMDFMPTVVELSKAEYPSTYKGHHITPMQGISLVPAFKNLPGKAHDFIFNEHVNGRSVRAGKWKLVKLSSDMPWELYNMDKDKTELTDIALRYPKKVKELDSLWNAWATKNQVLPKPGK; encoded by the coding sequence ATGAAAAACTGCATAAAAGTCTTTATTATCTTATTTGCCGCAGCTGCTGTTGGATTTGCTCAACCACGGAAGTCAAAATATAAACGTCCTAATATTATTATTATACTGGCTGACGACTTAGGATATTCAGATATCGGTGCTTTTGGCGGCGAGATTAATACACCTAACCTCGACTACCTAGCTGCTAATGGCTTACGATTTTCTCAGTTTTATAACGTATCGCGTTGTTGTCCAAGCAGGGCTTCCTTACTAACTGGTTTATATAACCAGCAAGCAGGCATCGGCAGCATGACGCGCGATCAGCACCAGCCAGCTTACCGCGGATATCTTACAGAGAATACGGTTACACTTGCCGAGGTACTTAAAAAGGCAGGGTACCACACCGGGATGGTAGGTAAATGGCATGTATCTAACACGGTTGAAAAGAGCGATCCTAAAGAGCAATTGATGTGGCTCAACCATCAAGTTAATTACCCGTTGTTTTCTCCTATTGAGCAGTACCCCACCAGCCGAGGGTTTGAGAAGTTTTATGGCACCATATGGGGCGTAATAGATCACTTTGATCCGTTTAGTTTAGTCAACGGAACTAAGCCTGTTGAAAAGCTTCCTAAAAACTATTATCACACTGATGCCATTAACGACACGGCATCGTCATACATCCAGCGGTTTAGCAAGGAAAATAAACCCTTCTTTTTATACGTAGCACACAATGCACCGCACTGGCCGGTACAAGCATTACCTACCGACATCAACAAGTATAAAGACACTTACGAGGCAGGCTGGGAGGCCATACGTAAAGCACGCTACAAGAAGATGATAGCACAAGGGCTGATAGATCCGGCAACGCAGCCCCTGTCGCCTCTGTATGGCAATAAGAGCTGGGAAAGCAACCTCACAAAAGAATGGGATGCGCGGGTGATGGCGGTACATGCTGCCATGATTGACCGTATGGATCAGGGCATTGGACGCATCATTAAAACACTGCGTCAAACCGGACAATTGGAAAATACGCTAATCATGTTTTTAAGTGATAACGGGGCCAGTCCGGAAGTTGCGCAAGTGCTTGAGCCTGGTTTTGACAGACCGGGTCAAACGCGTAGTGGCCAACTCATTATTTATCCAAAAAACAAGGACGTAATGCCTGGACCGCAAACCGTTTACGCCTCTATAGGCCAGGAATGGGCCAATGTAGCCAACACTCCTCTGCGATACTGGAAAAGGGAATCTTATGAAGGTGGGGTACGTACACCATTTATTGCATATTGGCCAAAGGGCCTGAAGTTAAAAAAAGGAAGCATAACCGATAAGGTTGAACACGTGATGGACTTTATGCCCACCGTTGTAGAGTTATCAAAAGCGGAATATCCTTCTACTTACAAAGGCCATCACATAACCCCCATGCAAGGCATTAGCCTGGTGCCGGCTTTTAAAAACTTGCCTGGTAAAGCTCATGATTTTATTTTCAACGAACATGTGAACGGACGCTCAGTAAGAGCAGGTAAATGGAAGTTGGTTAAGCTAAGCTCAGACATGCCGTGGGAGTTATATAATATGGACAAGGATAAAACCGAATTAACCGATA
- a CDS encoding sugar-binding domain-containing protein yields MKNLYLLIVAILSGAFAFAQQVPRPEYPRPQFVRNDWVNLNGTWTYALDQGDSGLERGLTASKGFPGKITVPFCPESKLSGVGYTDFINAMWYHKNISIPIGWKDKKILLHFGGVDYRCDAYIDSQLVATHFGGTSAFTFDITSFVKAGSSHNLVLSIKDDTRSGIQPLGKQAYKYNSSGARYTRTTGIWQTVWMEAAAPLGLESCKIIPDLDQSRFTVMPAFFAFRGQRLRVTVKDGDRIAGQQTIPASNSAMAVIELENIKPWSPENPFLYDFILEVLDMNGEVIDKVTSYAGMRKVHIQDGWVYLNNQPRYLRFVLDQGFYPDGIWTAPTDEAMKHDIELSMQAGFNGARLHQKIFEERFHYWADKMGYLTWAEAADWGGDRTKQLTMKNITEEWIETVQQRINHPSIIGWTPLNELWITDETEYPRFNEGIYNLTKALDQTRPIITAAGGEIYKADIWSVHDYSQDATTFGQKLQLKTGKFDFSQYHISKKARYEGQPIMVSEYGGIKWLSDQKYAGSWGYGKGPKSLDEFYSRLELLTGTILKSKHITGYCFTQLTDVEQEQNGIYTYDRRPKFDMKKVRKVFSAIPSNK; encoded by the coding sequence ATGAAAAACTTATACCTTCTGATTGTTGCTATCCTTTCAGGGGCTTTTGCATTTGCTCAGCAAGTGCCACGTCCCGAGTATCCCCGTCCTCAATTTGTTCGTAACGATTGGGTTAATCTTAATGGCACTTGGACTTACGCCCTCGATCAGGGAGACTCTGGCTTAGAGCGAGGCCTCACAGCAAGTAAAGGATTTCCTGGTAAAATTACCGTTCCGTTTTGTCCGGAAAGCAAATTATCAGGTGTAGGTTACACAGACTTTATCAATGCCATGTGGTATCATAAAAATATCAGTATACCGATAGGCTGGAAAGACAAAAAAATATTACTGCATTTTGGAGGGGTTGACTACCGCTGCGACGCCTATATTGACAGTCAGTTAGTGGCTACTCATTTTGGCGGCACATCTGCCTTTACGTTTGATATCACATCTTTTGTAAAAGCCGGCTCGTCGCACAATCTGGTGTTATCTATAAAAGACGATACCCGCTCAGGCATACAACCGTTGGGCAAGCAAGCTTATAAATACAACTCCAGCGGGGCAAGATACACACGTACCACCGGTATTTGGCAAACGGTTTGGATGGAGGCGGCAGCACCACTCGGACTGGAAAGTTGTAAGATTATACCTGACTTAGATCAAAGCAGGTTTACGGTTATGCCAGCTTTCTTTGCTTTTAGAGGACAAAGGTTAAGAGTTACCGTGAAAGACGGAGACAGGATAGCCGGTCAGCAAACTATACCCGCAAGTAACAGCGCTATGGCCGTCATTGAGCTGGAAAATATAAAACCGTGGAGCCCTGAGAATCCATTTTTGTATGACTTTATATTAGAAGTGCTGGACATGAATGGTGAGGTGATTGATAAGGTAACCTCTTATGCTGGAATGCGTAAAGTACATATTCAAGACGGTTGGGTTTATTTGAATAACCAGCCCCGATATTTGCGCTTTGTACTGGACCAGGGCTTTTATCCGGACGGCATCTGGACTGCACCTACCGACGAGGCCATGAAACATGATATTGAATTGAGTATGCAGGCCGGGTTTAATGGTGCCCGTTTGCATCAAAAAATATTTGAGGAACGTTTTCATTACTGGGCCGATAAAATGGGGTATTTAACCTGGGCAGAAGCAGCCGATTGGGGAGGCGACCGCACTAAGCAGCTTACCATGAAGAATATTACCGAAGAATGGATTGAGACTGTGCAACAGCGTATCAATCATCCATCCATTATTGGATGGACACCGCTCAATGAACTTTGGATAACCGACGAAACAGAGTACCCTCGCTTTAACGAAGGTATTTATAATTTAACAAAAGCTTTAGATCAAACCAGGCCCATAATTACCGCTGCCGGTGGAGAAATTTACAAGGCAGATATTTGGAGTGTGCATGACTATAGCCAGGATGCAACAACGTTTGGACAGAAGCTGCAACTAAAGACCGGGAAGTTTGATTTTTCACAATACCACATATCGAAAAAGGCACGGTATGAAGGACAGCCAATAATGGTAAGTGAGTACGGGGGCATAAAATGGCTTAGTGATCAAAAATATGCAGGATCGTGGGGTTACGGAAAAGGCCCTAAATCGCTGGACGAATTTTATAGCCGGTTGGAGTTGCTGACCGGTACAATATTAAAATCTAAACACATAACTGGCTATTGCTTTACTCAGTTGACGGATGTTGAGCAAGAACAAAACGGTATTTATACCTACGATAGAAGGCCTAAATTTGACATGAAAAAAGTTCGTAAAGTATTTAGTGCTATACCAAGTAATAAATGA